From a single Leptospira levettii genomic region:
- a CDS encoding alkaline phosphatase family protein — protein MNKSVKEKIFILFAIGIYFILTSCKWEQDYKRAAFVSMQPDTDLILAPYPFNIFDREARDAITLSHYSKEEIKNILVEHDLSWEQLNSDWNLETEDEHFSKEVNYTSHYTQYAYDTEIPIWIYGPKWFENGVYSDEIFQQHIPSIYAKILNYQFINQIPLHALNKIFKHTDEKPEIIVTIVVDQGGRQLYKAHNGAYPFLESLSSNSTYFKKGKVIHLESHTAVGHMAIGTGSFPKDAKIFSNEIYTYVEGKVNHRPVYQGMNQNFDLSELQSASFSDEWDLSQNNLPVIISQCYANRAAVGMAGHGKEYKQIESSKQTNTPDADYVYWQDAIKLAWSTHSNAFQLPVASQKYNLYSFYLANKSTINTHFEAKNPIELLSKIHHFQASEFQVKMDGALFRDTIEETILIPNKHTDGITDLAYLTLKATDAVGHLYGWETQEAKQVLKATDEEIKTIFEFLQKHYGDKFVLLITADHGAAPMPEISNGLFLTHETFFAKVNELLPETERNKVSLVNWVTHSQLSLNQNLMKQYNITEDMIIDKILSIRVKDRKFFRKIWKRNEIPNVSF, from the coding sequence GTGAATAAAAGTGTGAAAGAAAAAATTTTTATCTTATTTGCCATTGGAATTTATTTTATACTAACAAGTTGCAAATGGGAACAGGACTATAAACGAGCAGCTTTTGTTTCCATGCAACCAGATACAGATCTGATTCTTGCACCTTATCCGTTTAATATATTTGATAGGGAAGCAAGGGATGCAATCACTCTTTCACATTATTCAAAAGAAGAAATCAAAAATATCTTAGTAGAACATGATCTATCCTGGGAACAACTTAATTCTGATTGGAATCTTGAAACCGAAGATGAACATTTTTCGAAGGAAGTGAATTACACTTCTCATTATACACAATACGCATATGATACTGAAATACCAATTTGGATTTATGGACCAAAATGGTTTGAAAATGGTGTGTATTCAGATGAAATTTTCCAACAACACATTCCATCCATATATGCCAAAATTTTAAACTATCAATTTATCAATCAGATACCATTACATGCACTCAATAAGATTTTCAAACATACAGATGAAAAACCAGAAATCATTGTTACAATAGTTGTAGATCAAGGTGGTAGACAACTTTATAAAGCACACAATGGTGCGTATCCATTTTTAGAATCATTGAGTTCTAATTCAACTTACTTCAAAAAGGGAAAAGTCATTCATTTAGAATCCCATACGGCTGTCGGACATATGGCTATTGGTACAGGATCATTTCCAAAGGATGCTAAAATTTTCTCAAATGAAATCTATACTTATGTTGAAGGTAAAGTAAATCATCGACCAGTTTACCAAGGTATGAATCAAAACTTTGATTTAAGTGAATTACAATCTGCAAGTTTTTCAGATGAGTGGGATTTGTCTCAAAATAATCTTCCAGTTATCATTAGCCAATGTTATGCGAATCGAGCTGCTGTGGGAATGGCTGGGCATGGAAAAGAATACAAACAAATTGAAAGTTCGAAACAAACGAACACTCCAGATGCTGATTATGTATATTGGCAAGATGCGATAAAATTGGCTTGGTCAACTCATTCCAACGCATTCCAACTTCCTGTGGCATCTCAAAAATATAATTTATATTCTTTTTATTTAGCAAATAAATCGACTATCAATACCCATTTTGAAGCAAAAAACCCAATTGAATTACTTTCTAAAATTCACCACTTCCAGGCATCTGAATTCCAAGTAAAAATGGATGGTGCTCTATTTCGAGATACAATTGAGGAAACGATTTTAATACCAAACAAACACACTGATGGAATTACGGATTTAGCATATTTAACATTAAAAGCAACGGATGCTGTGGGACATTTGTATGGGTGGGAAACTCAAGAAGCTAAACAGGTTTTAAAAGCAACGGATGAGGAAATTAAAACCATATTTGAATTTTTGCAAAAACATTATGGTGATAAGTTTGTATTGTTAATTACTGCTGACCACGGTGCAGCGCCTATGCCAGAGATATCCAATGGACTTTTTTTAACCCATGAAACATTCTTTGCTAAAGTGAATGAACTTCTTCCTGAAACAGAAAGGAATAAAGTTTCGCTTGTTAATTGGGTCACGCATTCGCAATTATCTTTGAATCAAAATCTAATGAAACAATACAATATTACGGAAGATATGATCATTGATAAAATTTTATCAATCAGGGTGAAGGACAGGAAATTCTTTAGGAAAATTTGGAAACGAAATGAAATACCGAATGTTTCCTTTTAG
- a CDS encoding CapA family protein: MANKIKIFSFTLLFTVSFLSCYTFPDFTPIRQVRIKFVGDLMCHSSQITSYLDLKTKTYDSFKSFEYVAESLQNANLTLGNLETTITEKSNEYSGYPRFGSPIGYLNGLEKAGFDILSTANNHSADKGSYGIDTTIQKVTEFNMIPIGSYVSLEDFQKRKDLIQDVNGIKIAIYNYTYSTNGIPVRDGRIVRILNEDQIRNDVKFAKEQGVHFIILWYHYGNEYDENPNNSQLKWVNIGIDAGADIIIGGHPHVVQKIDFYQDSNTNEDKLIAYSLGNFISAQNRQYTDGGIILSFTLEIGDQKLKRILNVESEPVWVNPRDYRIIPIKKYRNSELPSKLPKHLEKRMYDFESHIRKIPGLGITSF; the protein is encoded by the coding sequence ATGGCAAATAAGATAAAAATTTTTTCTTTCACACTTTTATTCACAGTTTCTTTCCTTTCTTGCTACACTTTTCCAGATTTTACACCCATTCGGCAAGTTAGAATTAAATTTGTTGGTGATCTAATGTGCCATTCGTCTCAAATTACATCGTATCTTGATCTTAAAACAAAAACCTACGATTCCTTTAAAAGTTTCGAATATGTTGCAGAATCTTTACAAAACGCAAATCTTACATTAGGAAATCTAGAAACTACCATTACTGAAAAATCAAATGAGTATTCAGGTTATCCTAGATTTGGAAGTCCTATTGGATATTTGAATGGTTTAGAAAAAGCTGGTTTTGATATTTTATCAACTGCAAACAACCACTCAGCAGATAAAGGTTCTTACGGAATCGACACCACCATCCAAAAAGTAACTGAATTTAATATGATTCCTATCGGTTCTTATGTTTCTCTTGAAGATTTCCAAAAACGAAAAGATTTAATCCAAGATGTAAATGGAATAAAAATTGCAATCTACAATTATACATATTCTACAAATGGTATTCCTGTCCGTGATGGACGTATCGTTAGAATACTAAATGAAGATCAAATTCGTAATGATGTAAAATTCGCAAAGGAACAAGGAGTTCATTTTATTATCTTATGGTATCATTATGGCAACGAATATGACGAAAATCCTAACAATTCTCAACTTAAATGGGTTAATATAGGTATTGATGCTGGCGCTGATATTATCATTGGTGGACATCCACATGTTGTACAAAAAATAGATTTTTATCAAGATTCAAATACGAATGAAGATAAACTGATTGCCTATTCTTTAGGAAATTTTATTTCAGCACAAAACAGACAATATACGGATGGTGGAATTATCCTCTCTTTCACATTGGAAATTGGAGATCAAAAATTAAAAAGAATACTCAATGTTGAAAGTGAACCTGTTTGGGTTAATCCACGTGACTATCGAATCATCCCGATAAAAAAATACAGAAATTCTGAACTTCCATCAAAATTACCAAAACATCTCGAGAAAAGAATGTATGATTTTGAATCACATATTCGGAAAATTCCTGGATTAGGAATCACTTCATTCTAA
- a CDS encoding L-threonylcarbamoyladenylate synthase, whose product MIIYLHPDNPEVRKLKQISERLKDGAIYIFPTDTVYAIIADAHSKTAVEKIYSIKKLPKDKPLSLLCKDISMASHFIEYLPNSAYRFMKRVTPGPFTFVLKANKNLPKPSIAHHKDKQIGIRIPDHIYLQELLKIHESPLTSTSAFSNDEFIIDIDDLDTIYGNLVEGIVDGGIVKTELSTMIQINDDSIELIRAGKGYEQIENEIQNLE is encoded by the coding sequence ATGATCATTTATCTCCATCCTGATAATCCTGAAGTTCGAAAACTGAAACAAATTTCAGAAAGGTTGAAGGATGGAGCAATATATATTTTTCCAACAGATACTGTATATGCGATCATTGCAGATGCACATTCTAAAACAGCAGTTGAAAAAATCTATTCGATCAAAAAATTACCGAAGGACAAACCCCTTTCCCTATTATGCAAAGATATTTCAATGGCGTCTCATTTTATCGAATATTTACCAAACTCTGCATATCGATTTATGAAACGTGTAACTCCTGGGCCATTTACATTTGTATTAAAGGCCAATAAAAACTTACCAAAACCTTCCATTGCCCATCACAAAGATAAACAAATTGGGATTCGAATTCCAGACCATATTTATTTACAAGAGTTATTAAAGATCCATGAGTCACCACTTACTTCCACTTCAGCATTTAGTAATGATGAATTCATAATTGATATCGATGATTTAGATACAATTTATGGCAACCTAGTAGAAGGAATTGTAGATGGAGGAATTGTAAAAACAGAATTATCCACTATGATCCAAATTAATGATGATTCAATCGAGTTAATTCGGGCTGGTAAGGGATACGAACAAATAGAAAACGAAATTCAAAATTTAGAATGA
- a CDS encoding SDR family NAD(P)-dependent oxidoreductase: MSLFDVKGKTILITGASRGIGKSLALGFRDAGAIVYGAGSKPESIHWMEKEGIHGVVLDVRSEGSAYDVIGQIKAKHGRLDTLINNAGIATNTPASGFKEEELQNIVQTNYVGVFRNCQAYYKHHKKEGGNIINVASVLGMVGSKLASVYSGTKGAVITLSKALAIEWCNNGYRVNVICPGLIDTDMTDMIKDKEFVMKQVLAGIPMGRLGKPEDILGAAIYLASDSSSYMTGQCIVLDGGLTAQ, translated from the coding sequence ATGAGTTTATTTGATGTAAAAGGCAAAACAATATTAATTACAGGTGCAAGTCGAGGTATCGGTAAATCGTTAGCACTTGGGTTTCGTGATGCTGGCGCCATCGTTTATGGTGCTGGTTCCAAACCTGAATCAATCCATTGGATGGAAAAGGAAGGGATCCATGGTGTTGTCTTAGATGTGAGAAGCGAAGGATCTGCCTATGATGTCATTGGGCAAATAAAAGCCAAACATGGTCGATTAGATACCTTAATCAATAATGCAGGAATCGCAACAAATACACCTGCATCCGGATTTAAAGAAGAGGAACTACAAAACATAGTCCAAACTAACTACGTTGGTGTTTTCAGAAATTGCCAAGCATACTATAAACATCATAAAAAAGAAGGTGGAAATATCATCAATGTTGCCTCTGTTCTGGGAATGGTAGGGAGTAAACTAGCTTCAGTTTATTCAGGAACAAAAGGAGCAGTTATCACATTGTCAAAAGCTCTTGCAATTGAGTGGTGTAATAATGGATACAGAGTGAATGTGATTTGCCCTGGACTCATCGATACTGATATGACAGATATGATTAAGGATAAAGAATTTGTCATGAAACAGGTATTAGCTGGTATACCAATGGGTAGACTTGGGAAACCAGAAGATATTTTGGGAGCGGCTATTTATTTAGCTTCTGACTCTTCATCCTATATGACAGGTCAATGTATCGTGCTTGATGGGGGATTAACTGCACAATAG
- a CDS encoding Maf family protein, giving the protein MFILKSASPRRKQILSDLGFLFLIQPEHIDESQYENEGPLQYLERMVHSKLGTQFEPNNLYLACDTIVVYENEILHKPEDELDAFRILKILSGKEHSVFSGAVLQHGSRSDFFFEETFIQFKDWKETEIETYIKEYKPFDKAGSYGIQDKNGPVKMWKGSYLNVLGFPFRSFLAHHGLWIHSWEDGFKRKG; this is encoded by the coding sequence TTGTTTATTTTAAAATCAGCATCCCCCAGAAGAAAACAAATCCTGTCTGATTTGGGTTTTTTATTCCTAATCCAACCCGAACACATAGACGAATCTCAATATGAAAACGAAGGACCACTTCAATATTTAGAACGAATGGTTCACTCAAAATTGGGAACCCAATTTGAACCAAACAATCTTTATTTGGCATGTGATACAATTGTTGTCTATGAAAATGAGATTCTTCATAAACCCGAGGATGAACTCGATGCGTTTCGAATTCTCAAAATCCTATCTGGAAAAGAACACTCTGTTTTTTCAGGTGCCGTGCTTCAGCATGGTTCCCGTTCTGATTTTTTTTTCGAAGAGACATTCATCCAATTTAAGGATTGGAAGGAAACGGAAATTGAAACCTATATTAAAGAGTACAAACCGTTTGATAAGGCTGGGTCTTATGGAATTCAGGATAAAAATGGACCCGTAAAAATGTGGAAAGGGTCTTATCTCAACGTTTTAGGATTTCCATTCCGCAGTTTTTTGGCTCACCACGGACTTTGGATCCATTCGTGGGAAGATGGGTTTAAGCGTAAAGGTTGA
- the holA gene encoding DNA polymerase III subunit delta — METKKSQAREYNSLFQLFKTPGAQIPQFFAYAGEDSYEFELIVEHYRETLQKTLGDFEVILIVSESGEQAKLFAELFTPDMFYPRKLIIIKNATALFKPILDAKATNEWKDFASGFRKNITSVSDEIYALIHYDGKDVPKSLIDLFQGTLSFFKTKILYPNDYPKIFKEVCDQEQVHFEQNASEEFIHRIPANVGAYIKSVKKLKQYLHRSKFTLDDVNTVLFSQNELNTNVLVESLIQKRKVDFFKEFTKFSDQNSEILNFLTRLTYKLDEIRKIKVIRSRHNGEVPIPIMDELLKTASFSEARKNFVRRQLVTDSANFTDKLLDQFYDIVIEMNIKFKSGLRDEEGKNYFIQKIIHLFSLLQDKSSN, encoded by the coding sequence ATGGAAACAAAAAAATCCCAAGCAAGAGAATATAACTCCCTTTTCCAATTATTTAAGACACCCGGAGCTCAAATTCCTCAATTTTTTGCGTATGCAGGCGAGGATTCATACGAGTTCGAACTGATCGTAGAACACTATAGGGAAACCTTACAAAAAACTTTGGGTGATTTTGAAGTCATTTTGATTGTATCGGAATCAGGAGAACAAGCCAAATTATTTGCAGAACTTTTTACTCCCGATATGTTTTACCCAAGAAAACTGATCATCATTAAAAATGCCACTGCACTATTTAAGCCAATACTAGATGCCAAAGCTACCAATGAATGGAAAGACTTTGCTTCTGGTTTTCGAAAAAATATCACTTCGGTGTCTGATGAAATTTACGCTCTTATCCATTATGACGGAAAGGATGTACCTAAAAGTTTAATCGATTTGTTCCAAGGTACTTTGAGTTTTTTTAAAACAAAAATCTTATACCCAAATGATTATCCAAAAATATTCAAAGAAGTTTGTGACCAAGAACAAGTTCATTTTGAGCAAAACGCAAGTGAAGAATTTATCCATAGGATTCCCGCAAACGTTGGCGCTTATATCAAAAGTGTAAAAAAATTAAAACAGTATTTACATCGTTCAAAATTTACACTCGATGATGTGAACACGGTCTTATTCAGTCAAAATGAATTAAATACCAATGTTCTCGTTGAGTCTTTAATCCAAAAACGAAAGGTAGATTTTTTTAAAGAGTTTACAAAATTCAGTGATCAGAATTCTGAAATCTTAAACTTTTTAACAAGGCTTACATATAAGTTGGATGAAATCCGAAAAATTAAAGTAATTCGATCAAGGCATAATGGTGAAGTCCCAATACCGATTATGGATGAACTTTTAAAAACTGCTAGTTTTTCAGAGGCACGAAAAAATTTTGTTAGGCGTCAATTGGTCACTGATTCTGCAAATTTCACAGATAAATTATTGGATCAATTCTATGATATTGTGATTGAGATGAATATAAAATTTAAATCAGGTTTAAGAGATGAAGAGGGCAAAAACTACTTCATTCAAAAAATCATACATTTGTTTTCCCTACTTCAAGATAAATCTTCTAATTGA
- a CDS encoding helix-turn-helix domain-containing protein, whose protein sequence is MSLRKSKVHLEWITKGSDIEKIKKQWLEISNSTLPILIVGDRGIGKSFWIERSLEKRNITDSSMTTFDFSYSFSFDQNLEKIRSSKQNVTVILDWFTKAKKEEIVMLQQWWKDEKYNEKSKVYLYWEIHTEEMEILNQKNIYSDFYEQFKSFRFELPNLKKRISELPLFVYEFLSEANQSLNKKISSMDEDFFVFFKNKIFNRNYTELKDLIFALVGFSSGKQLHWKQIPPHFFENTLSELNILPGISLEQYEKEIIKANLIYTKGNREKAAKLLGISERNLYRKLHEFQLEDLS, encoded by the coding sequence GTGTCATTAAGAAAAAGTAAGGTCCATTTAGAGTGGATAACGAAAGGTTCTGACATTGAAAAAATCAAAAAACAATGGTTAGAAATTTCTAACTCTACCTTACCTATATTAATCGTTGGGGACAGAGGAATCGGTAAATCTTTTTGGATCGAAAGAAGTTTAGAAAAAAGAAATATTACTGATTCTTCAATGACTACATTTGATTTTTCCTATTCGTTTTCCTTTGATCAAAACCTGGAAAAAATAAGATCATCGAAACAGAATGTAACTGTGATTTTAGATTGGTTTACAAAAGCTAAAAAAGAAGAAATCGTTATGTTACAACAATGGTGGAAGGATGAAAAATATAACGAAAAATCAAAAGTATATTTGTATTGGGAGATTCATACGGAAGAAATGGAAATCCTAAATCAAAAAAATATTTATTCTGATTTTTATGAACAGTTTAAATCATTCCGTTTTGAATTGCCCAATTTAAAAAAAAGAATTTCGGAATTGCCATTATTTGTTTATGAGTTTTTGTCTGAAGCCAATCAAAGTCTAAATAAAAAAATATCGTCTATGGATGAAGATTTTTTTGTCTTTTTCAAAAACAAAATCTTTAACCGAAATTATACGGAATTAAAGGATCTCATCTTTGCTTTGGTTGGGTTTTCTTCAGGAAAACAACTCCATTGGAAACAAATTCCACCTCACTTTTTCGAAAATACATTGTCTGAATTGAATATCTTACCTGGCATAAGTCTAGAGCAGTATGAAAAGGAAATCATAAAGGCAAACTTAATTTATACGAAAGGGAATCGAGAGAAGGCAGCTAAACTTTTGGGAATTTCTGAGCGTAATTTGTATCGAAAATTACATGAATTTCAATTAGAAGATTTATCTTGA
- a CDS encoding LIC10012 family protein, with translation MSRFLSLHVIASLLIFFAFFPKNVYAKEISILPAYISGEVPPVLGSKREAGFELSRLSRHYLKRNFFTEITDPKLIENYLNETEWNEEADLKDQDFNSYCNEWDSHFVVQDQIDFGNPILVKTVIFNCKNLSKQIIQSKLISNFVMAYEKHNEKSFRFLPPRYYEKKSKNPIYYEINLFIDVHSSYAYYKKDIVKSLNSMYDQDGLYLGVTLVKKDKTLTIPPTKEHAEIKKIMEDAGWQGSNQSESVLGALQSLKGKFSTGKKESRKLFLLLSSSVKDKSGSIIMALNDLRHMEIEPIILIPNHSDLSTIRELQRIGKASNSRVVGITDYQRIGTQDGYEYIYLNQFNVYSSQEELQFPFQWNQNNIKKYDASLVRAAVDVVSPYNLYMAYEKISEKRVLEKEEIKTDLEFILRTESNSELLEKDRFQTVLVESKGEAIWIQLPYDIQVSKGKEYLIQTTFVLDPLSTWGIKNVPAETNLLKTNYSYPKTLMVKPSQAKKFLDVNKIREFNGYLQGTVSVIKKK, from the coding sequence ATGTCTCGATTCCTATCTTTGCATGTTATTGCATCGTTGCTTATTTTTTTTGCGTTCTTCCCTAAAAATGTTTATGCGAAAGAAATTTCTATCCTGCCTGCTTATATTTCGGGAGAAGTACCACCTGTTCTCGGGTCAAAACGAGAGGCTGGTTTTGAATTGTCCCGTCTTTCGCGACATTATCTAAAACGAAATTTTTTTACTGAAATCACAGACCCAAAACTAATCGAAAATTATCTAAATGAAACCGAATGGAATGAAGAGGCAGATTTAAAAGATCAGGATTTTAATTCCTATTGTAACGAATGGGATTCTCATTTTGTTGTCCAGGATCAGATTGACTTTGGAAATCCAATCTTAGTAAAAACTGTCATTTTTAATTGTAAAAATTTATCAAAACAAATCATTCAATCTAAGTTAATTTCTAATTTTGTTATGGCATACGAAAAACATAATGAAAAAAGTTTTCGATTTCTACCTCCCCGTTATTATGAGAAAAAAAGTAAAAATCCAATCTATTACGAAATCAATTTATTCATCGATGTCCATTCTTCTTATGCCTACTATAAAAAAGATATAGTGAAAAGTTTGAACTCGATGTATGACCAAGATGGTTTGTACTTGGGAGTAACATTAGTCAAAAAAGATAAAACTCTTACAATTCCTCCAACGAAAGAACATGCTGAAATTAAAAAAATTATGGAAGATGCTGGGTGGCAAGGATCAAACCAATCTGAATCTGTTTTAGGAGCTTTACAAAGTTTAAAAGGTAAGTTTTCAACAGGCAAAAAAGAATCGAGAAAATTGTTCCTTTTACTTTCCTCGAGTGTGAAAGACAAATCTGGTTCCATCATTATGGCGCTTAATGATCTCCGTCATATGGAAATCGAACCAATTATATTAATTCCAAATCATTCAGATCTTTCAACCATTCGAGAATTACAAAGAATAGGGAAAGCGAGTAATTCCAGAGTTGTTGGTATTACAGATTATCAAAGGATTGGAACCCAAGATGGATACGAATACATATACTTAAACCAATTTAATGTATATTCATCGCAAGAAGAGTTACAGTTTCCATTCCAATGGAATCAAAACAATATCAAAAAATACGATGCTTCCCTTGTAAGAGCGGCTGTGGATGTTGTCTCACCGTATAATCTTTATATGGCTTATGAAAAAATCAGCGAAAAACGCGTTTTGGAAAAGGAAGAAATCAAAACTGATTTAGAATTTATTTTAAGGACGGAATCTAATTCTGAGTTACTAGAAAAAGATAGATTCCAAACGGTACTTGTAGAATCAAAAGGAGAAGCCATTTGGATCCAACTTCCTTATGATATACAAGTATCCAAAGGTAAAGAATATCTAATCCAAACTACTTTTGTATTGGATCCTTTATCCACTTGGGGGATTAAAAATGTCCCAGCTGAAACAAACTTATTAAAAACAAATTATTCTTATCCAAAAACATTGATGGTCAAACCTTCACAGGCAAAAAAGTTTTTAGATGTAAATAAAATAAGAGAGTTCAATGGATATTTGCAAGGAACAGTGAGTGTCATTAAGAAAAAGTAA
- a CDS encoding lipoprotein LipL21, with product MKKSLIVCASLIAFVVSCGSNDGGRRDATTVGKNGWIFEGWACAPDAAAAKRGQSPAEYCKGKEKEFDYLYMKFSARASDKAIKANSVAMKQSTCREAARLQVAGDGLKKILGEYLEQASGVSDGQSTGSVIVSESKGIIKGVGVYDCCSLNNETGICANVGEPETWEECQCVGYLRYAGGQKALEAKATAAQ from the coding sequence ATGAAGAAATCACTTATCGTATGTGCCTCTCTAATCGCATTTGTTGTATCTTGCGGATCCAATGATGGAGGCAGAAGAGACGCTACGACCGTAGGTAAAAATGGTTGGATTTTTGAAGGTTGGGCTTGTGCCCCAGACGCGGCGGCTGCAAAACGTGGTCAAAGCCCTGCTGAGTACTGCAAAGGAAAAGAAAAAGAGTTCGATTATCTTTACATGAAATTTTCTGCACGTGCATCTGACAAAGCAATCAAAGCTAATTCAGTAGCGATGAAACAATCCACTTGCCGTGAAGCAGCTCGTTTACAAGTTGCTGGTGATGGTTTGAAAAAAATCTTAGGTGAATACTTAGAACAAGCTTCTGGTGTGTCCGATGGTCAATCTACTGGTTCTGTAATCGTATCTGAATCAAAAGGTATTATCAAAGGAGTTGGAGTTTATGACTGCTGCTCACTCAACAATGAAACAGGAATCTGCGCAAACGTAGGTGAGCCTGAGACTTGGGAAGAATGTCAGTGTGTTGGTTACCTCAGATATGCAGGTGGACAAAAAGCTCTCGAAGCAAAAGCAACTGCTGCTCAGTAA
- a CDS encoding PilZ domain-containing protein, which produces MADSKQSIFSDSYSKYGGAKQKRKDARVKLDVPCTVELVKTKSGPVTGHLSDLGTGGLAFQTTAIFYEGDQVKIQFSLNQNPLEILGTVHRTAGKTTSVIFKPLAASEHKVVQEFIHKHYFDPKVKK; this is translated from the coding sequence ATGGCAGATTCAAAACAATCGATATTCTCCGATAGTTACAGTAAATATGGTGGAGCAAAACAAAAAAGAAAAGATGCTCGAGTGAAATTAGATGTTCCTTGCACCGTTGAGTTAGTCAAAACAAAGTCAGGTCCAGTGACGGGACATCTTTCTGATTTAGGAACAGGTGGACTTGCTTTTCAAACAACAGCAATCTTTTATGAAGGTGATCAGGTCAAAATCCAATTTTCTCTCAACCAAAACCCTTTAGAAATTTTAGGAACCGTTCACAGAACCGCAGGAAAAACAACATCAGTTATCTTTAAACCACTTGCAGCTTCCGAACACAAAGTTGTACAAGAGTTTATCCATAAACATTACTTTGATCCAAAAGTGAAAAAATAA
- a CDS encoding tRNA dihydrouridine synthase: MIRIGNVTIDGDVALSPMAGISDSPYRQITRRFGSAFSYTEFVSTEQIKIGNVKSLDMFRYQEFERPIVFQIFGSDLDTVVKASEIAAERKPDIIDLNMGCSVVKVSHNGSGAGLLKNIRLAGNMIEGIRKSTGLPVTAKIRLGWDSNSLNYLETVKVLEESGVSAISVHGRTKAMAYTGSADWNAIGEIKSRASVPIYGNGDVKTYAEAIEKKKQFGVDLVLIGRKAIGNPWVFGKIPKQLVPWIEIQSVILEHLNLMLDFYPSNDDYALILFRKHFIKYIENTGFPEDTKRELLTVTSVDEFKDRLESVQMDFKFLETSEIKNENINCETFVSLV; this comes from the coding sequence ATGATAAGGATTGGAAATGTAACTATCGATGGTGATGTCGCTTTATCACCAATGGCTGGCATTTCCGATAGCCCTTACCGACAAATCACAAGAAGATTTGGTTCTGCATTTTCCTATACAGAGTTTGTATCTACAGAACAAATTAAAATTGGAAATGTAAAGTCTTTGGATATGTTTCGGTACCAAGAATTCGAAAGACCAATCGTTTTCCAAATTTTTGGTTCTGATTTAGATACGGTTGTCAAAGCTTCGGAAATTGCAGCGGAACGTAAACCCGATATCATCGATTTGAACATGGGATGTTCTGTTGTGAAAGTATCACATAATGGATCTGGTGCTGGTCTTTTAAAAAATATTCGTTTGGCTGGTAATATGATCGAAGGGATTCGAAAAAGCACAGGTCTTCCCGTGACTGCCAAAATTCGATTGGGATGGGATTCCAATTCTTTAAATTATCTAGAAACTGTCAAAGTATTAGAGGAATCTGGAGTTTCCGCTATCTCTGTGCATGGAAGAACGAAGGCTATGGCATATACTGGTTCTGCAGATTGGAATGCAATTGGTGAAATCAAATCACGCGCTTCAGTTCCTATATATGGAAATGGTGATGTGAAAACATATGCGGAAGCGATCGAAAAAAAGAAACAATTTGGTGTTGATTTGGTTCTCATAGGCAGAAAGGCGATTGGTAATCCGTGGGTATTTGGTAAAATTCCAAAACAATTGGTTCCATGGATTGAGATTCAATCCGTAATCCTTGAACACTTAAATTTGATGTTGGACTTTTATCCATCAAATGATGATTATGCGCTCATTTTATTTAGAAAACATTTTATTAAATATATAGAAAACACAGGATTCCCAGAAGATACAAAAAGAGAACTGTTAACAGTTACTTCTGTGGATGAATTTAAAGATAGATTAGAATCCGTTCAAATGGATTTTAAATTTTTGGAAACAAGCGAAATCAAAAACGAGAATATAAACTGCGAAACGTTTGTAAGTCTTGTATAA